One region of Purpureocillium takamizusanense chromosome 4, complete sequence genomic DNA includes:
- the RRP9 gene encoding pre-rRNA processing protein (EggNog:ENOG503NYVC~COG:A), with translation MSSFFTVPGSQKKRKRPAAPEPPKKRVAASKPAGRPTAKGAAGPSKKRAERERDESISGSDDDDESYDSPSDAGEEVEKSESDDDEEETAAEKRLRLAERYLENVKEHVDEAGFDAADIDRDLIAERLQEDVAETKGRVYRQLASELAFDKASQTLFRTDTNAVTSIAACAPYFYTTTKDLYLHKWRTQDLPQDQFPQTTRRKPKKPPAPPRRKPQLESWIRGHKGKSKDKSYQRHVGQILAVAASPDGKFVVTGGEDRRLIIYDAATLKPLKVWTHHRDAITGLAFRRGTNQLYSSSKDRTVKVWSLDELAYVETLFGHQDHVVDIDALAQERCISVGARDRTARLWKVIEETQLVFRGGAVDKKPRPGVDPRSLTHEGSMDRIAMIDDELFVTGSDNGAIALWSVTKKKPVYIQPLAHGIDPAIEPEQASAEQYPGADVVPAPTPRWITALKTIPYSDVILSGSWDGHVRVWRLSEDKKKIEAVGVLGDHQQDSDDRAADEAADTNGDVPHRNKDSRRPIQGIINDIAVFERGDRGKDGLCVIAAVAKEHRFGRWKVCKAVRNGGAVFEVPRIQKAVANGDDGASEEGTSDDEDE, from the coding sequence ATGTCGTCTTTTTTCACCGTCCCTGGCTCCcagaagaagcgcaagcgacCCGCGGCACCAGAGCCGCCCAAAAAGCGAGTCGCCGCGTCGAAACCGGCCGGGAGACCGACGGCAAAgggcgctgccgggccgTCCAAGAAGCGAGCTGAGCGCGAGCGGGACGAGTCCATCTCTGGCtcggacgatgatgacgagagCTACGATAGCCCGTCTGACGCGGGTGAGGAGGTAGAAAAGAGCGAatcagacgacgacgaggaggagaccgccgccgagaagagACTGCGCCTGGCGGAGCGGTACCTGGAGAATGTCAAGGAGcacgtggacgaggcgggcttcgatgccgccgacatcgaccGAGACCTCATTGCCGAGCGGCTACAAGAGGACGTGGCAGAGACCAAGGGCCGTGTCTATCGCCAATTGGCGTCCGAATTGGCCTTTGACAAGGCCTCTCAAACCCTCTTCCGCACCGATACCAACGCCGTAACCTCCATCGCTGCCTGCGCGCCCTACTtctacaccaccaccaaagaCCTCTACCTGCACAAGTGGAGGACGCAAGACCTCCCTCAAGACCAGTTTCCACAGACCACGAGACGGAAACCGAAGaagccccccgccccgccgaggaggaagccgCAGCTTGAGTCGTGGATCAGGGGACACAAGGGAAAGAGCAAGGACAAGAGTTACCAGCGCCACGTGGGGCAGATACTCGCCGTTGCAGCATCACCAGACGGCAAGTTTGTTGTaacgggcggcgaggaccgGAGGCTCATCATCTACGACGCGGCCACCCTGAAGCCTCTCAAGGTCTGGACGCATCAccgcgacgccatcacgGGCTTGGCCTTCCGCCGCGGCACCAACCAGCTCTACTCTTCATCCAAGGACAGGACGGTCAAAGTGTGGAGTCTAGACGAGCTGGCGTACGTCGAGACGCTCTTCGGCCACCAAGATcacgtcgtcgacatcgatGCCCTCGCACAGGAGCGCTGCATCAGtgtcggcgcccgcgaccgcACGGCCCGTCTCTGGAAGGTCATTGAGGAGACGCAGCTCgtcttccgcggcggcgctgtcgacAAAAAGCCCCGCCCGGGCGTCGACCCGCGCTCGCTGACGCACGAGGGTAGTATGGACCGCATCGCCATGATTGATGACGAGCTCTTCGTCACGGGCAGCGAcaacggcgccatcgccctctGGAGCGtcaccaagaagaagcccgtGTACATCCAGCCCCTCGCCCACGGCATCGACCCGGCCATCGAGCCGGAGCAGGCCTCGGCGGAGCAGTACCCCGGTGCCGACGTCGTCCCCGCGCCCACCCCGCGCTGGATCACGGCCCTCAAGACCATTCCGTACTCAGACGTCATCctcagcggcagctgggACGGACACGTCCGCGTGTGGCGGCTCAGCGAAGATAAGAAGAAGATtgaggccgtcggcgtgctGGGCGACCACCAGCAGGACAGCGACGATCGTGCCGCAGACGAGGCAGCCGACACCAACGGCGACGTCCCCCACCGGAACAAGGACTCGCGGCGGCCCATACAGGGCATCATAAACGACATTGCCGTCttcgagcgcggcgaccgcggcaaggacggcctGTGTGTcatcgcggcggtggccaaGGAGCACCGCTTCGGGCGGTGGAAGGTGTGCAAGGCGGTGCGCAACGGGGGCGCCGTGTTCGAGGTGCCGAGGATACAAAAGGCCgtggccaacggcgacgacggtgcgtCAGAGGAGGGGACCTcggatgatgaggatgaatGA
- the PRE1 gene encoding Proteasome endopeptidase complex (COG:O~BUSCO:EOG09263WSS~MEROPS:MER0002676~EggNog:ENOG503NX90), with translation MEVLLGITGKDFVLIAASKAAMRGATILKASDDKTRPLTKHTLLAFSGEAGDTVQFAEYIQRNAQLYSMRNETDLSPSGLAHFVRGELASSLRSRHPYNVNLLMGGVDPITGKPHLYWLDYLASLAELPYAAHGYAQYYCLSILDKHHHPDITLGQGIKILTMCTDELKRRLPIDFKGMVVKAIKADGIVDVEFDDDRVVKSA, from the exons AT GGAGGTTCTACTGGGCATCACGGGCAAGGActtcgtcctcatcgccgcctccaagGCTGCGATGCGAGGCGCCACCATCCTCAAGGCCTCCGACGACAAGACGCGGCCGCTCACCAAGCACACCCTTCTGGCGTTCTCAGGAGAGGCGGGAGATACAG TCCAATTCGCCGAGTACATCCAAAGAAATGCCCAGCTCTACTCGATGCGCAACGAGACCGACCTGTCGCcctccggcctcgcccatTTCGTacgcggcgagctggcctcgagcttgcgCTCGCGACACCCTTACAACGTCAACCTGCTGATGGGCGGCGTTGATCCCATCACGGGCAAGCCGCACCTCTACTGGCTGGACTACttggcgtcgctggccgagctgcccTATGCGGCCCATGGATACGCACA ATACTACTGCCTGTCCATCCTCGacaagcaccaccaccccgacATCACGCTCGGACAGGGCATCAAGATTCTGACGATGTGCACGGACGAGCTGAAGAGGCGGTTACCGATCGACTTCAAGGGCATGGTGGTCAAGGCGATCAAGGCggatggcatcgtcgacgtaGAGTTCGATGATGACCGCGTGGTGAAGAGCGCATGA